ACTGTCAGCAACATCAACACATAACCATTGTAGAAATGTTTTTAAGTTAGCCAGAACATCAATATCAGCCAGTTGTAAATCTAATTTTGCGGTTTGATAACCCTGGTGTCTTGCATAGTCTAGGGTTTTCTCCAGCAGTAATGTTTTCCCCATTCTTTGCGGGGCTTTGAGACGAATCAATGCTCCTGGTTGTACGATTGCTTTATAGCATTTGTCCTCAATTGGTGGTCTTTCAATATATATACTTATGTCTGTTTCTACCCCAGAATTATCAGTAACTTGCAAGTATTGTTCAATTGCATCCAACTTGTCACCAAGCTCGTTCAGTGTGCGTTCTTCTGACTGAAGCTGGTGTTCATATTGGAACTTGCGCGTTACATCAGTTTCAATAACCAACGCTGTTCGTAAATTTGCAACTTTCTGGCTTTGAAGGGTGTAAGCTTTTTCGAGTGAATTTCTTTCTTGTTGCAATCGCTGCCGTTGCTTCTGTGATTGGACTGAATTACCTGACATCAGCGTATGCTGCCCAAGGTGAATGTTGTAGATGTCGCCGCTAATTCGCTCAGTGTTTACTGTGCCACCGTTAATCAACCCACCGCCAAACTGGTCATTGCGTAAGTCGTTGTCATTGACTTGTTTGGGGCCTTCTGAATCTGGCATGGATTTAGCTTGAGCGTTTTTAAGTGTCGTTGTTGTGAATACTAGCACCATTTTGTTGTGTGTCAGTAATTCAAAGCTCGAATCAAAATGGTGTAAAGTGCAAAAACTAAAGTATAAAGAGCTACTAAATAAGCCTACCAACCTCGCAGACAATACGAAAACCAATCTTGTCGGTGTGGTTGTTGCGATCGGTGCTGAAGAGGCGATACGCGGAACGGCAGTTATTAGGAATGTTGTACCAAGAACCGCCCCGCATTACGACTGCTCCAAGTTTTTGAGAAAGATGATCATTGTTTTTATCAAACCAAGGACTGCTATCATTGGGTGCGCCTTCATAGTTATGATGCCAATCATCGAGACACCATTCCCAGACGTTACCGTGCATATCGTATAACCCAAATGTGTTAGCGGCGTTAAAACTGCCTACAGTTGTAGTCTCCTCTTTGTAGGTTCCTTCTACACGCCTGGCATAAATGTAGTTAGCATTGTAGTTTACCAGTTCTGATGTAATTGTCTCACCAAAATGAAATGGTGTTGTTGTTCCAGCTCTACACACATATTCCCATTCGGCTTCGCTGGGAAGGCGGTACAGCCGAGTTGTATAGGCAGTAAGGCGTGAGCAAAACTCAACCGCATCATACCAAGATACTTGCTCTACAGGCCGTCTATCCCCTTTCCAACTTGATGGGTTAGCTTCTAGGTTAATGTTTACCTGTGGTAATTCTGCTACGGCTTTCCACTGTGCTTGAGTGACAGGATATTTACTGATACAAAAATTCTGCATAGTTACTGGATGCTGAGGGCTTTCATCTTCACTACGCTCTAGTTCATCTTCTGATGAACCCATAAAAAATTTGCCACTGGGAATGGACACCATTTCTATGACTACACCATTACCCAATTTTTCAGCAAATAACTCAGCACATCCCCGACTGCTGGTGACGATTTTCCCTTGAGCATCCACCTTTACTATGTCAAACTCAAACTGATTTGCAAGACTTTTGGTAATAAATTGTTGTCCAAGAATTTCATCATCTCTAACTTGATTTTGCTCGATGAATTCATCTAATTTTTCCACAGTTGGCTTGGGTTCATCAATAATCTGTTCACCTATAGGTGCAACATTCAATTGGAAAGGCAACGAGTTTAATATGCGTTCAGCAGGAATAATACAATTACTGCGATTAATTCGCCGTTTCACTTTCTGACGATATTTTATCCTGGGGTCATCTTTGGGCGACTTAGCCAAAAAAATCCGATAACCGTCCAAAAAAAGCATAATCACTGTTGAGGTGGTGTTTATACAAAGCTACAAATGCACAATACAGGATTCCAGACCGAATATAGCAGTCTCAGTAAATTTACGATTTCTGATAGAGCTTGCCTAAAAAAATTTCAGTTTTTTCACCAAATAGTCGCTTTATCACCAGTAAACAGCAATTTTTGTGCGATCGCAGATCAGAAGACTTGTTCGAAAACTCCAAAGCCAGACTGTTCAAAGCTTTAAGAGCAAGCTTTGATATCTTCGTGAAAACGTAATCATAAGGCTTTGAAATAGTTACTGATAGTTTAGAGCCATAAATAATACTTCCTAGTTATCTAAATTAGCATTACTATTAATAGTAATTAATTTGGTAAAACTAAACTACCAATTCTTAGCCTAACTAACCCACAAACTGTTAAGATAATCTGTTCATAAGTATCAATTCTTAAGCGAAATCTTTGTGAGGCTATGCGAAATATTTTCAGCAACCTAATCAAATGCTCAATAAATATACGATTACTAGACAAAGCCTTATTTTCATCTTTCTGTTGCTGGGTTAATTCTTGTTTAGGTTTTCTTTTATAAGGGGTAGTAATATTTTCACCACCTTGGTATGCCTTATCCCCTGAAAATGGTTGAGACTTATCAAATTTTTCCTGAGACTTACGGAACAAACTTATATCTGCTGTTGTCTCACGAGAGCCTACGTCTACCTCTACAATATCTTTAGCTGATGGCAACCCG
This Nostoc sp. C052 DNA region includes the following protein-coding sequences:
- a CDS encoding formylglycine-generating enzyme family protein yields the protein MLFLDGYRIFLAKSPKDDPRIKYRQKVKRRINRSNCIIPAERILNSLPFQLNVAPIGEQIIDEPKPTVEKLDEFIEQNQVRDDEILGQQFITKSLANQFEFDIVKVDAQGKIVTSSRGCAELFAEKLGNGVVIEMVSIPSGKFFMGSSEDELERSEDESPQHPVTMQNFCISKYPVTQAQWKAVAELPQVNINLEANPSSWKGDRRPVEQVSWYDAVEFCSRLTAYTTRLYRLPSEAEWEYVCRAGTTTPFHFGETITSELVNYNANYIYARRVEGTYKEETTTVGSFNAANTFGLYDMHGNVWEWCLDDWHHNYEGAPNDSSPWFDKNNDHLSQKLGAVVMRGGSWYNIPNNCRSAYRLFSTDRNNHTDKIGFRIVCEVGRLI